One Archangium violaceum genomic window, CCGACTGCTCGGCGTTGACGAGCGCGCTCGCGAGGATGGTGCCCACCTGGTACTCGTGGCCGGAGAACACGGAGTTGAAGTTGGCGGTCTCCAGCAGCTCGCGCAGCTCCCGGCTCATGCACGTGGTCTTCGACAGGTCGCGATCCGACTCGGACTTGTCCTCGAAGGAGGTGTACAGCACGCGCTTGTTGCAGCCGAACGTCGAGCGGCACGAGGCCACGTAGGCGTGGTAGTCCGCCAGGCCCTCGTCCAGCGACTTGATGACATTGAGGGCCGGGGTGTAGATGCCCCCGCTCAACGACCAGGCGGTGATCGGATCCGGAAGCGAGCGGCCGTTGTACACGCGCCGGTTGAAGACCATGTGCGCGTACTCGTGGGTGAGGACCGAGGCGTTGATGGCCAGCGGCGCCTTCGTGATGGTCTCGAAGGGCAGCACCATGAAGGACTGCGTCGGAGCGAAGAAGATGGCGTTGTCGCGCATCGGCTTGTCGCTCGTGTCGGCGATGATGAACTCGGGGAAGTAGTAGGCCGTCATCTGCGGCAGCTCGGCCTGCTTCACGTCGACGACCTTGTTGAAGTAGTCCCAGGCGCGCTCGAGGTTGTAGTACGTGGTGACGAGGTTCCACGTGTGGAAGTCCGCCGGCCACAGCACGCCCTGCTCGTCGGTGATGTAGTGGGCGGTGACGGGCTGGCCCTCCTCCTTGAGCAGGGCGCGCAGGAACGCTTCCTCGGTCTTGGCGGCATTGGCCTCGGGATCGTTCGAGTCCAACACGACGCGGGCGCCGCCCCGCATCTTCGCCACCTGGCCTTCCAGGGCCACGATGTCCGTGACCGTCTGGAGCTCCACTTCCGTGGGCACGTACTCGCCATTGCCGGAGAGCACGAGCGCGCGCACCTTCACGGGATTCTGGGTTTCCGGCGCGCACGAGACGACGAGCGTCGCGAGCGCGGCGGCTGTCAGCTTTCGGACCATGCCGGCCTTCTTACTACGGGTCCGGGGACCATCAGAAGCCGGGGGAACGGTGGACCGGAGCCCTCCTTCCGCTTGCCCGGCTCCTTCTCGGATTCCTTGACGCGTCGTTTCCGCGCTCTCTATGGTGCCGCCCTTCAATCTCCCTCTGTGCAGGCGGTGTCATGGCGGTCCCGTTCATTACCGAGGTCAAGCGTACTCATACCTGCGGGCAGCTCACCAAGGCGAACATCGGTGAGGAGGTCGTCCTTTTCGGCTGGGTGCAGAACAGGCGAGACCACGGCGGCGCGGTCTTCATCGACTTGCGTGACCGTGAGGGTCTCACGCAGGTGGTTTTCGAGCCGGACATCGCGAAGGAGGCCCACGAGCTGGCGGGCCAGCTGCGGCTCGAGTTCTGCATCGGCATCAAGGGCAAGGTCGTCTCGCGCGGCGCTCAGGTCAATCCCAAGCTCAAGACGGGAGAGATCGAGATCAAGGCCTCGGATCTGACCATCTTCAACCGCTCCGAGCCCACGCCGTTCCTCGTCGAGGACACCGTCGACACGGCGGAGGAGAAGCGCCTGGCGTACCGCTTCCTGGATCTGCGCCGCCGGCCGCTGCAGCAGACGCTGATGACGCGCTCGAAGATGAACGCGATCACGCGCTCGTACATGGTGGACAACCGCTTCCTGGAGCTGGAGACGCCCTTCATGGGCAAGTACACCCCGGGTGGCGCGCGCAACTTCCTCGTCCCCAGCCGCCTCAACCCGGGCAAGTTCTACGCGCTGGCCGAGAGCCCCCAGCTCTACAAGCAGCTCTTCATGGTGGCGGGCTTCGACCGCTACTTCCAGATCGTCAAGTGCTTCCGCGACGAGGACCTGCGTCTGGACCGGCAGCCCGAGTTCACGCAGATCGACGTGGAGATGAGCTTCGTCACCCAGGACGACATCTTCACCATCGTCGAGGGGCTGCTGAAGCGGCTGTGGGGCGAGGTGCTGGGCATCGACATCCCCACGCCCTTCATGCGGATGGACTTCGACGAGTCCATGGCGAAGTACGGCAACGACAAGCCGGACCTGCGCTTCGGGCTGGAGCACGTCGTGCTCACGGACGTCATCCGCCAGCACGGCGCCGGGGGCGGCGTGCCGATGATGTGGGAGGCGGTGGAGCAGGGCGGCATCGTCAAGGCCATGGTCATCCCCGCGGACAAGCCGATGAGCCGCGCGGAGAGCGACAAGCTCGAGGACTTCGCCAAGCAGAACGGCGCCAAGGGGCTGGCCCGCGCCAAGGTGGGCGAGGGCGGTGAGTGGACCCAGTCCCCGCTGTCCAAGACGATCACCCCCGCGCTGCGCCAGGCCATCAACCAGGCATGCAACGCGAAGACGGGCGACCTCCTCGTGTTCCAGTTCGGCCGCGAGTCGCTGGTGCACACGGTGATGGCGAACCTGCGCGTGCACGTGGCCAAGAAGCTGGGCCTCATCCCCGAGTACGGCAGCGGCGGCGTGTGGAAGTTCCTCTGGGTGGTGAACCCGCCCCTCTTCGAGTACGACGAGGAGACCAAGACGTGGGCGGCGGCGCACCACGCCTTCACCCGGCCGCACGACGAGGACGTGCAGTACCTGCTGACGGAGCCGGGCCGCGTGAAGTGCCACCGCTACGACGTGGTGCTCAACGGCTTCGAGATCGGCGGCGGCTCCATCCGCCTGCATGATCCGAAGGTCCAGGCGGAGGTGTTCAAGGCGCTGGGCATCT contains:
- the aspS gene encoding aspartate--tRNA ligase, which codes for MAVPFITEVKRTHTCGQLTKANIGEEVVLFGWVQNRRDHGGAVFIDLRDREGLTQVVFEPDIAKEAHELAGQLRLEFCIGIKGKVVSRGAQVNPKLKTGEIEIKASDLTIFNRSEPTPFLVEDTVDTAEEKRLAYRFLDLRRRPLQQTLMTRSKMNAITRSYMVDNRFLELETPFMGKYTPGGARNFLVPSRLNPGKFYALAESPQLYKQLFMVAGFDRYFQIVKCFRDEDLRLDRQPEFTQIDVEMSFVTQDDIFTIVEGLLKRLWGEVLGIDIPTPFMRMDFDESMAKYGNDKPDLRFGLEHVVLTDVIRQHGAGGGVPMMWEAVEQGGIVKAMVIPADKPMSRAESDKLEDFAKQNGAKGLARAKVGEGGEWTQSPLSKTITPALRQAINQACNAKTGDLLVFQFGRESLVHTVMANLRVHVAKKLGLIPEYGSGGVWKFLWVVNPPLFEYDEETKTWAAAHHAFTRPHDEDVQYLLTEPGRVKCHRYDVVLNGFEIGGGSIRLHDPKVQAEVFKALGISDEEARVKFGFLLDALKFGAPPHGGIALGMDRLVMLLTGAESLRDVIPFPKTKTGTDLMTGAPGDVDERQLREVHVRTTPPPQK